In Cupriavidus taiwanensis, the following are encoded in one genomic region:
- a CDS encoding porin produces the protein MKRTAMALAAMGLAAAGSASAQSNVTLYGLVDAGIEYVSHAGPDGSAVKLTSGGKNTSRWGIRGSEDLGGGLKAVFNLESGIAIDTGRLDTDNTLFDRRASVGLASKYGQVVLGRTFTTTYDFMLPFDPMGYAPAYSWATSSTATGGRKDGLFSRASNAIRYDGSFGGLKLGATMALGEVAGDFKSSSRYALGAGYNAGKFAAAATWDRQNGAGTSTTPADSTDYIQGIHAGASYDFGELKLFAGYRNYKRAFTTGAASDRSDMYWGGASYAFTPAFTLYGAVYKQNIKGGNDADPILFSLRGQYALSKRTLAYLSVGYARARNGQDVSVSRDLVGFANNQTGVMAGLQHRF, from the coding sequence ATGAAGCGTACGGCAATGGCATTGGCCGCGATGGGCCTGGCTGCCGCGGGGTCGGCATCCGCGCAATCGAACGTGACCCTGTATGGCCTGGTGGACGCGGGCATCGAATATGTCAGCCACGCGGGGCCGGACGGCTCGGCGGTCAAGCTGACCTCGGGCGGCAAGAACACTTCGCGCTGGGGCATCCGCGGCAGCGAAGACCTGGGCGGCGGCCTGAAGGCCGTCTTCAACCTGGAAAGCGGCATCGCCATCGACACCGGCCGGCTCGACACCGACAACACGCTGTTCGACCGCCGCGCCAGCGTCGGCCTGGCCAGCAAGTATGGCCAGGTGGTGCTGGGCCGCACCTTCACCACCACCTATGACTTCATGCTGCCGTTCGACCCGATGGGCTATGCGCCGGCTTATTCGTGGGCGACGTCGTCGACGGCGACCGGCGGCCGCAAGGACGGGCTGTTCTCGCGCGCGTCGAACGCGATCCGCTATGACGGCAGCTTCGGCGGCCTGAAGCTCGGCGCGACGATGGCGCTGGGCGAGGTGGCGGGGGACTTCAAGAGCTCGTCCAGGTATGCGCTGGGCGCCGGCTACAACGCCGGCAAGTTCGCCGCGGCCGCCACGTGGGACCGCCAGAACGGCGCCGGTACCAGCACCACGCCCGCCGACAGCACCGACTACATCCAGGGCATCCACGCCGGCGCCAGCTACGACTTCGGCGAGCTGAAGCTGTTTGCCGGCTACCGCAACTACAAGCGCGCCTTCACCACCGGCGCGGCGAGCGACCGCAGCGACATGTACTGGGGCGGCGCCAGCTACGCCTTCACGCCGGCATTCACGCTGTATGGGGCGGTCTACAAGCAGAACATCAAGGGCGGCAACGATGCCGACCCCATCCTGTTCTCGCTGCGCGGGCAGTACGCGCTGTCCAAGCGCACGCTGGCCTACCTGTCAGTCGGCTACGCCAGGGCGCGCAATGGCCAGGACGTCAGCGTGTCGCGCGACCTGGTCGGCTTTGCCAACAACCAGACCGGCGTCATGGCCGGCCTGCAGCATCGGTTCTGA